GGCCGGTTGTACGGCGGCGTGGACAGCGAGTTGCGGCTCGAACAGGTGATGACCGACGTATGCAACTCCGGAGTGCGGCCCGACGCGTTGGTGTTCACCGGAGATCTGACCGACAAGGGCGAGGCGGGTGCCTACGAAAAGCTCCGTGCGCTGGTCGAGCCGGTTGCCGAGGAGCTCGGCGCACGGATCGTGTGGGCGATGGGTAATCACGACGACCGCGCAACGTTCCGTCGGACGCTGCTCGACGCCGAACCGAGTGGGCAGTCCATCGATCGCGTGCACGATGTCGACGGTCTTCGCATCGTCACCCTGGACACCACGGTTCCGGGCAAACACCACGGCGAGCTCGGCGACGATCAATTGGCCTGGCTGGCCGACACTCTCGCAACCCCCGCCGAGTTCGGGACGATCCTGGCGATGCACCATCCGCCGGTGCCGACCGTGCTCGATCTCGCAGTGCTGGTCGAGCTGATCGATCAGCCGCGGCTCGCGGGCGTGCTCCGCGGAACCGATGTGCGCTCCATTCTGGCCGGGCACCTGCACTATTCGACTACGGCCACGTTCGCGGGCATACCCGTCTCGGTGGCATCGGCCACCTGTTACACCCAGGATCTCAACGTGCTCGCAGGCGGACTGCGCGGCCGCGACGGGGCTCAGGGATACAACCTGGTCCACGTCTACGAGAACACCGTCGTCCATTCGGTGGTGCCGACGGGGTCGTACGACACAGTGGGAGAAGCGGTCTCGGCGGAGGAGACGGCACGCAGGCTCGATGCGGCGGGAGTCACCATCGCAGACAGCGCCCGACGAAAGACGTTCAGCGACGCCTAGCGCTGTTCGCGTTCCCAGGGTGCGACGATGGGGAAGTACTTGTCCAGGAACTGCGTCACGGTGCGGGTGCGCAGATCCAGGTCGACTTCCGGGAAGCTGCCGTCGTTGAGGCAGAAGAAGTCGACAGATCGCTTGGGGAGCAGCTTCTCCATCAAGTCGAGGCCCGCTACCGACGTGGTGTCGATGTACCGAACCTTCGCGTCCTTCTGCACCACCGCGCGTCCACTCATCAATGCGTAGTAGTGGTACAGCGAGTTCGTCACCGAGATGTTGGTACTCGCGCGAAATGCGCTCGCCGCTGTGGAGGCGAACTCGTCCGGAAACTCGTTCTCCATTTCCTGCATCACGCTGCGGCGCAACGGAGTTGCTGCGTGTTCCAGATGTCGGGTGGTGGTCATTCCGAATCTGTCCTGCAGGATTCGACGGTTCACCCGCGCCGCGTTCTCGAAGCCGCTGCGGTCGGCGTCGCTGTAGCCCAACCCGATTCGCGTCGTCGCCTCGATGAACATGCTGATTCCGCCGGGGGAGAAGAACATCGACGGGCTGACCGGACGACCGAAGAACATGTCGTCGTTCGAGTACAGGAAGTGCTCGGACAAGCCGGGGATGTGGTGCAGCTGGCTTTCGACGGCCTGCGAGTTGTGTGTCGGCAGAACCGAGGTGTCCACGAAGAACGCCTCGTTCGGCACGAATGTCACCTTGGGATGGTCGGCGAGCCACGCCGGCCTCGGGGAGTCGGTGGCCACGAAGATGCGTCTGATCCACGGTGCGTACAGGTGAACCGACCGCAGGGCGTACTTCAGTTCGTCGATCTGCCGGTAGCGGGCCGCTGAATCGTCGCCCTCACCGACGACGTAGTTCGCCATCCGCCGCGCACGCTGAGCCTGGAACTCTGCTGACGAGCCGTCGACCCAGGAGAACACGATGTCGATGTCGAAATTGATGTCCGACGCGTGGTCGGCAAACATGTTCTCGATGGTCGGCCACGTTCTACCGAAGCGTTCGACGGTGCCGCGGACGGCCTCGTCGGGCCGAATGTTGCGGCGGGTCAAGGAGTTCTCGATCGGCAGCACGATCTCGGACGGGGAGAAGGACCACAGTTCGATCTGCACAGCCGTCGACGCGCCGTAGTACAACCCACTGAACGGCTCGACGCGCGGTCGGTAGAGACGGACGATCCGCGCGTTCGCAGACGGCGAGAGGGTGCCGTCGGCAACCAGCACGGCTTTTCCGCGGGCGTCGACGGTCTTGGAGTAGAACGGCTCGGCGCGGCAGGCGTGCACGAGCGCTGTGGTGAGCGCGTCCCGGGCCG
The nucleotide sequence above comes from Rhodococcoides fascians A25f. Encoded proteins:
- a CDS encoding stealth family protein, which gives rise to MSERSDVVSHDGRYALTITSTTPHQAMVEDLLFVRAVLEAARIKYLLVRGNDERPVIAIELAARDALTTALVHACRAEPFYSKTVDARGKAVLVADGTLSPSANARIVRLYRPRVEPFSGLYYGASTAVQIELWSFSPSEIVLPIENSLTRRNIRPDEAVRGTVERFGRTWPTIENMFADHASDINFDIDIVFSWVDGSSAEFQAQRARRMANYVVGEGDDSAARYRQIDELKYALRSVHLYAPWIRRIFVATDSPRPAWLADHPKVTFVPNEAFFVDTSVLPTHNSQAVESQLHHIPGLSEHFLYSNDDMFFGRPVSPSMFFSPGGISMFIEATTRIGLGYSDADRSGFENAARVNRRILQDRFGMTTTRHLEHAATPLRRSVMQEMENEFPDEFASTAASAFRASTNISVTNSLYHYYALMSGRAVVQKDAKVRYIDTTSVAGLDLMEKLLPKRSVDFFCLNDGSFPEVDLDLRTRTVTQFLDKYFPIVAPWEREQR
- a CDS encoding phosphodiesterase encodes the protein MKSRMAEYPRPHHCLLHISDTHLVDGDGRLYGGVDSELRLEQVMTDVCNSGVRPDALVFTGDLTDKGEAGAYEKLRALVEPVAEELGARIVWAMGNHDDRATFRRTLLDAEPSGQSIDRVHDVDGLRIVTLDTTVPGKHHGELGDDQLAWLADTLATPAEFGTILAMHHPPVPTVLDLAVLVELIDQPRLAGVLRGTDVRSILAGHLHYSTTATFAGIPVSVASATCYTQDLNVLAGGLRGRDGAQGYNLVHVYENTVVHSVVPTGSYDTVGEAVSAEETARRLDAAGVTIADSARRKTFSDA